The stretch of DNA TCTTCTTCTTGGGAATCTAAATTAATTCCGCTCTCTGAAACCATTGTTAATGATTGACGGATTGTATTAACCGCAATTCGCATATCCTTGCTAAATGCTTTTCTTTTTGGCTTTGGTTTAGGATTATTTTGCTCTAAAAGCCGGACAACCCGATCTTCTGTCTGCTTGACATTTAGATTTTTCTCAATAATTTCCTCAACCAGCTTCACTTGCTTCTCAGGATCTTTAAGTGGAATTAGAGAACGAGCATGGCGCTCTGTAATCGCCTTACACAATAATGCATCCTGAACTTCTTGAGGCAGCTTTAGTAACCGAAGCTTGTTCGCAACGGTTGATTGTCCTTTTCCTAGACGCTGAGCTAATGCTTCTTGCGTTAAGTTATGTAATTCCAATAGCTTTCCATATGCAACGGCTTCTTCAATCGGGGATAATTCTTCCCGTTGCAGGTTTTCAATTAATGCAACAGACGCCGTTTCCGTATCATTTAAATTTTTAATAATTGCTGGAGCTTCATCCCAGCCAAGCTTCTTCATAGCACGCCATCTACGTTCACCAGCAATTATTTCAAACTGACCATTCTCAAACTCCCGAACAACAATCGGTTGAATAATGCCATGTGTATGAATCGTTCGTGACAATTCTTCAATTTTTTCATCATCAAATACCGTTCTTGGCTGAAAACGGTTAGGAACAATATGATCAATGGGGATTTTCTTTATTTCTTCGAATTCCCCTATCTTCTCAATTTCCACCTGTTCTTGCTTTTCTAATTCTGCTTGTTCTCCCTTTTCGCCTAGGCCAAAAAAGCGTGAAAAAGAATGCTTCATCACCCTACACCACCTTTACGAAACTCCCTATTACATATTCTCTATAAAATTGACAAGTCCTGCCGAAAATCAGCAATAATTAAGTTTTCCCAATAAAAAAACACCACTATTACACCATTTGCTGGCAAAATTTCATTTTAGTAAGCTGCACATACAGACTAATTATGCCATATTTCTTATAAAAGCGTAATACTATTCGATTGGAGTTTTGTTTGGAGTACCAGGTTTCCTTGGGTATTTTTTCGGTGTAGCCTTTTCCTTATTAATGATTAATATATTCCGTTCACTTTCTTCCTCAGGAAGTGTAAAGGAATAGGAATGCTGCAATTTCCCGCCAAGAATGGCTATCGCTTTTTTCCCTACATCTAATTCTTCCTTCGCACTTGCACCTTTCATCGCTACAAATGTGCCGCCAGCTTTCACAAGTGGCAAGCATAGTTCACTAAGGACAGAAAGCCTTGCGACAGCACGAGCAGTAACAACATCGAAGGTCTCACGATATTCTTTTTTCTGACCAAATGTTTCTGCACGATCATGGATTAGTTGAATATTCTCCAATCCAAGTTCTTTCGATAAATGCTCTAAAAAGCCAATTCGCTTATTAAGAGAATCGACAATGGTAACCCGTAATTCAGGAAAGGCAATTTTAATCGGCAGACTCGGAAAACCTGCACCCGCTCCTACATCACATAAATGAAATGGATGGTTAAAATCAAAATAAAAAGCAGCTGAAATGGAATCGTAAAAATGCTTTAAATAAACCTCTGACTTATCTGTAATGGCCGTTAGGTTCATTTTCTCGTTCCATTCCACTAATATCGAATAATACTTCTCATATTGTTCAATTTGCTGGGGCGAAAGGTTGATTCCCTTCGCTGCCAGCGCTTCAATAAATTGTTCTGTATTCATTTGCTATTCCTTTCCTGACACTTTGGCAATTCGTCCTTGCTCAATATAAACAAGCAAAATCGAAATATCAGCAGGGTTCACACCAGAGATTCGAGAGGCTTGTGCAATGGATAATGGCATAACTTCTTTTAAGTTATGTCTTGCCTCCATCGCAAGACCTGTAATAGCATCATAATCAATATTCTCAGGGATCTTTTTGTCTTCCATTTTCTTTAATCGTTCTACCTGCTGAAGCGACTTCTCGATATAGCCTTCATATTTAATTTGAATTTCCACTTGTTCTTCAACGTCCTGATCGAGCTTTTCTTCATCAGGAACGAGATTCCAAATATGCTCAAATGTCATTTCTGGCCTTTTCAGTAGGTCCGATGCCCGAATTCCATCCTTTAATTCACTACCGCCTTGGCTTTTTATTAACTCTTGGACATCCTTTGACGGTTTAAGGATAATATTTTTTAACCGCTCAATTTCTGCTTCAATCAATTGTTTCTTAGCAAGAAATTTTTTGTAACGCTCTTCACTAATAAGACCGACGGAATATCCAAGCTCCGTTAATCGTAAATCGGCATTATCGT from Cytobacillus dafuensis encodes:
- the rsmG gene encoding 16S rRNA (guanine(527)-N(7))-methyltransferase RsmG codes for the protein MNTEQFIEALAAKGINLSPQQIEQYEKYYSILVEWNEKMNLTAITDKSEVYLKHFYDSISAAFYFDFNHPFHLCDVGAGAGFPSLPIKIAFPELRVTIVDSLNKRIGFLEHLSKELGLENIQLIHDRAETFGQKKEYRETFDVVTARAVARLSVLSELCLPLVKAGGTFVAMKGASAKEELDVGKKAIAILGGKLQHSYSFTLPEEESERNILIINKEKATPKKYPRKPGTPNKTPIE
- the noc gene encoding nucleoid occlusion protein translates to MKHSFSRFFGLGEKGEQAELEKQEQVEIEKIGEFEEIKKIPIDHIVPNRFQPRTVFDDEKIEELSRTIHTHGIIQPIVVREFENGQFEIIAGERRWRAMKKLGWDEAPAIIKNLNDTETASVALIENLQREELSPIEEAVAYGKLLELHNLTQEALAQRLGKGQSTVANKLRLLKLPQEVQDALLCKAITERHARSLIPLKDPEKQVKLVEEIIEKNLNVKQTEDRVVRLLEQNNPKPKPKRKAFSKDMRIAVNTIRQSLTMVSESGINLDSQEEEFDEFYQITIKIPKKK